The Blautia hydrogenotrophica DSM 10507 genome window below encodes:
- a CDS encoding helix-turn-helix domain-containing protein, translating into MTKDYGYPSFDLICKASSGDETSIKEILNFYDAYISKLCLRPFYHENSNVSMQVDEEWKGEIQTAMVKAMLKFELKIKK; encoded by the coding sequence ATGACAAAAGACTATGGTTATCCCTCTTTTGACCTTATCTGTAAAGCGTCAAGTGGGGATGAAACATCCATCAAGGAAATTCTAAATTTTTATGACGCTTATATCTCCAAGCTGTGTTTACGCCCGTTTTATCACGAAAACAGCAATGTCAGCATGCAGGTAGATGAAGAATGGAAAGGCGAGATCCAGACCGCTATGGTAAAGGCTATGTTAAAATTTGAGCTCAAGATTAAGAAATAG